TAACAGGTATAAATCATATAGACCCGACAAAATTAGTAAAGTTATAAAAGTATAAAGCCTTATTAGTAAAAAATAATTTTACATCTCTGATTAAATATCCTATTAAGCCTCCAACAATACAAACAAATAAAGTCAATAACTTTATTTCTAAAGGTAAACAAATTATTGCAGGATTTAAAAACATTAATCATCTTAATATACTTCCACCAATTACTGCTATAACAGTTAAAAAACAAATTCTAAATAATATAGTTCAACCTGAATCATTTAAAGGATGTAATCTTCTACTATTAAAATCACCAGTTATTGAATAATAAACTAACCGAAATGAATAACATACAGTTAATCCTGTACTAAAAAAAAAAAGAAAAAACGAAAAAACATTTACATAAGATAACATAACTATTTCTAAAATAAGATCCTTAGAATAAAATCCAGCTAAAAAAGGTATACCACATAAAGCTAAATTAGCTACATTAAAACAACTACAAGTTAACGGTATTCTTATTCTTAAGCTTCCTATTATTCGAATATCTTGAGAATTTTTTATATTATGAATAATAGAACCTGCACATATAAATAATAATGCCTTAAATAAAGCATGAGTTAATAAATGAAAAAAAGCTAATTTATAAAATCCTATAGATAAAATACTTATTATTAAACCTAATTGTCTTAAAGTTGATAAAGCAATAATTTTCTTTAAATCGAATTCAAAATTTGCACCTAATCCTGCTATAAATATAGTTAATCCTGAAACTAATAATAAAAATTGAGCTATTCATCAATTTATTAAAACATCATTAAATCGAATTAATAAATAAACCCCTGCTGTTACTAAAGTTGAAGAGTGAACTAAAGCAGAAACAGGAGTAGGAGCAGCTATTGCTGCTGGTAATCAAGAAGAAAAAGGAATTTGGGCACTTTTAGTTATAGCAGCTAATATAACTAACCCCCCAATAATTATTATTTCAATATTATTTTTTATTATATCTAAATAAAAAATATAATTTCAACTTCCATAATTTAATATTCAAGCAATAGCTAATAATAAAGCCACATCCCCAATTCGATTGGATAAAGCAGTTAATATACCAGCATTATAAGACTTTACATTTTGAAAATAAATAACTAAACAATAAGAAACTAAACCT
The sequence above is a segment of the Anopheles gambiae genome assembly, organelle: mitochondrion genome. Coding sequences within it:
- the ND5 gene encoding NADH dehydrogenase subunit 5, yielding MNYLVNYCKISFYFLMSISLSLFLISLKFLLMDLVYFIEWEILSLQSMSIVMTFLFDWMSLMFMSFVLLISSLVIFYSNQYMEEDYNINRFILLVLMFVMSMMMLIISPNLISILLGWDGLGLVSYCLVIYFQNVKSYNAGMLTALSNRIGDVALLLAIAWMLNYGSWNYIFYLDMMKNNIEMMIIGGLVMLAAMTKSAQIPFSSWLPAAMAAPTPVSALVHSSTLVTAGVYLLIRFNDVLMNWWMAQFLLLVSGLTMFMAGLGANFEFDLKKIIALSTLSQLGLMMSILSMGFYKLAFFHLLTHALFKALLFMCAGSIIHNMKNSQDIRMMGSLSMSMPLTCSCFNVANLALCGMPFLAGFYSKDLILEMVMLSYVNVFSFFLFFFSTGLTVCYSFRLVYYSMTGDFNSSSLHPLNDSGWTMLFSICFLTVMAVIGGSMLSWLMFLNPAMICLPLEMKLLTLFVCIVGGLMGYLISDVKLFFTNKALYFYNFTNFVGSMWFMPVISTLGVINYPLKLGLYSYKSFDQGWSEFFGGQMVYFQLKNYSLYLQEFQSNSLKIYLLSYMLWFIILLMLVVLVN